TCTGGGGCTTCAGCCGGCCGTCGGTCAGTCTGGATTACACCCGTTACGAACTGGAGGATTACACCCTCGGGGATGGCAGTTTTGATCGAACAGTTCCGGTGGCGGAGTGGGACAATGGTCTCTTTTTTGATCGCCAGTCCAGCCTGTTCGATGTGCCCTACAATCAGACCCTGGAGCCGAGGCTGTATTATGCGTGGGCAGACGCAGACGCCAACCAGAACGACATTCCGAACTTCGATACGGACATACAGACCTTTCGCTTTGATCAGCTGTTCCAGCCTGACCGCTTTACCGGCGGTGACCGGGTTGGTGATACCAACCAGTTGACGGTGGCGCTTACCAGCCGTATCAATGATCTTGTCAGCGGGGCCGAACGGGCCAGATTCAGTCTTGGTCAGGTGCAGTATTTCGAAGATCGCGAAGTCAGCCTCTTCGGTGAGGGCGCAAGTACCCGTAGCCGCTCACCATTGGCGGGTGAGGTGGTCCTGAGTCCGATTGATACTCTGGAAATCCGCTCGTCCGGTTTGTGGGACCCCGAAACCGGTGACACCGAGGAAGGGCGAAGCCAGCTGGTGTTTCATTCGGAGGATTACCGGTACCTTGCCAGTGTGGGCCACACCTATAGCAGGAAAGAGCTGGAACAGTCGGATGTGGCGGCGGTTTTCCCGGTTACGGATCGTGTTAGCCTGATAGGCCGCTGGGTACACGACTCACGGCTAGACCGAACGGTAGGGTCGCTGGCGGGTATCGAATACAACAACTGTTGCTGGAGTGTGCAGGTGGTGCATCAGAACTACCTGACGGACGACCAGGAACTGGACAGCCGATTGCTCTTCCAGATCCAGCTCAAGGGTCTGGGGGGCAGCGGTGGCTCGTCAGCCCGGATCTCCGAGGCTATCTACGGTTTTGATGAGCGGGAACGTCGCCGGTTTGGAACTCCCTGATCTGTCTCAGGACTAACCGCGGACATCATGCCCGCAGCTTACTTATTATCAAGAGGTGTTTATGAAGGCGACTCTTCGCCATGCTGTAAAAACGTTGCTGATGGTTGTGGCAGTTACCCTGTCCCTGACCGTGCAGGCGGAGCGCAAGCTACTCGACCAGGTCGTCGCCATCGTGGACGACGACGTCATCCTTCAGACTCAGCTTGAAACCAGGGTCAGCACCATTACAACCAGGCTGAGTGCCCAGGGCACGGGTCTGCCTCCACGTCAGCTTCTGGAACAACGGGTGCTTGATCAGCTGATTACCGAGTCTATCCAGCTCCAGATGGCAGAAAAAATGGGCATGCGCATCAGCGATAACGAGCTGAATGAGACCATGACCAATATCGCCGAGCGCAATGGCCTGACGCTGGCTCAGTTCGAGCAACAGTTGTCCGCGGAAGGTGTTACTTACCGCCAGGCACGCGAGCAGATACGCAATGAAATGCTGACCAGCCGGGTTCAACAGCGCCGGGTCGGCAACCGTGTGCGAGTCACCGACCGCGAGGTAGAGAACTATCTGAGTACACAGGAAGCCCGTGGCGGCAATAATCCTGAATACCGGCTTGCTTATATCTTTATCGAAACCGACGATCCCGCCAGCGACACTGCGGTGTCCGCTGCCCGCGAAAAGGCTGAGAACCTCAGGCAGGAAATTGCCAATGGTCGGGATTTCCGGGAAGTTGCTGTGGCTGAATCCGATGCCAGTAATGCCCTGGAAGGCGGCGACATGGGTTGGCGGTCCGAGAGCCAACTGCCGTCCCTGGTTGCTCCGATCGTCCCGGAACTGACCGTTGGCGAACCTTCGCGCGTGCTGGAAAACAACAGCGGGTTCCACCTTGTGATGGTCATGGATAAGCGCGGAGGCGAGCAAAAGAAAGTCATTCAGCAGCATAAGGTGCGTCATATTCTGGTTCGCCCGTCCGAAGCGGTGACCGATGCGCAGGCTGAGGAAAAGATCCGGGACCTTTACCAACAGCTGAAGGACGGTGCCGATTTTTCCGAGCTGGCACGGGAATACTCGGATGACCCGGTTTCGGGTTCCGATGGCGGCAGTCTTGGTTGGGTTAGCCGGGGGCAGATGGTGCCTGCTTTTGAGCAAGCCATGTTGGAAGCGGATATTGGCCAGATCCGAGGGCCCTTCCGGTCCCAGTTTGGCTGGCATATCCTGCAAGTGCAGGAGCGCCGGCAGAAAGATATAAGCGGTGAAGTGAAACAGTCAGAGGCGCGGCAGGCCATCTATCGCCGGAAGTTCGAAACCGAACTGCAGAACTGGTTACGGGAAATTCGCGACGAAGCCTTTGTGGAGTTCAAGGGTGAGTACGCCCAGGAAGAGGCTTCCCAAGGAGCCAACGATAACTCATGAGTGGTCTGGTAACCCTGGCCCTGACCGCTGGCGAACCGGCCGGCATTGGTCCGGAACTGTGCCTTGGTCTGGCAGCCCGGCCGCGCGAGACGGGCATTGTCATAGTTGCCAGCAAGGCCCTGCTGGCAACGCGAGCTGCCTCTATGGGGCTTGATGTCAAGCTGTGCGACTGGCAGCCGGGGCAGCGACCCGAGACTCGCGAAGGTTGTCTGTCGGTCCTGTCTGTAGACGGCTGTGTCAGTATGGACGCCGGCAGGCTCGAGCCGGCTAACAGTCATTACGTGCTTGAGACCCTGAAAACGGCTGCCCGGGGGTGTCTGGATGGTGAGTTTGACGGCATGGTGACCGCGCCTGTTCACAAGGGAGTCATCAACGAAGCGCGTATTCCTTTCAGCGGCCACACCGAGTTTCTGCAGGAACTCTGCGGTGTTGACCGTGTGGTCATGATGCTGGCAACAGACGAATTGCGAGTGGCACTGGTAACCACTCACTTACCCCTGAAGGATGTTTCGGCAGCTATCACCCCTGAGCGGATAACTCAGGTCACCCGGATTCTTGCGGCCGATCTGAGAACCTTTTTTGGCATTGAGCGGCCACATATCCTGGTGGCGGGCCTGAACCCCCATGCCGGGGAGGGTGGACACCTGGGCCGTGAAGAAATCGAGATTATTGAGCCGACGTTGGCCAGGCTTCGGCAGGAAGGCATTCGCCTGACCGGACCGTTGCCGGCCGACACACTCTTCACACCGCACTGGCTGAATGACGCCGACGCCGTATTGGCCATGTACCATGACCAGGGCTTGCCGGTACTTAAATTCCAGGGCTTCGGCCGTGCGGTCAACATCACCCTGGGGCTTCCCATTGTCCGGACCTCGGTTGACCACGGCACTGCGCTGGATCTTGCCGGCACTGGCAGGGCCGATGCCGGCAGCCTGCACACCGCCATTCGCGTAGGTGCACAAATGGCCCGGTGCCGGAAAGCCGCTAATCAAGAGAATCGCCCGTGAGCAATAAATCCGGCCATCAGGCCCGAAAACGATTTGGTCAGAATTTCCTCCATGATCCCGGTGTGATTGAGCGCATTGTCCGGGCAATCAATCCGAAGCCGGATGATGCTATTGTGGAAATCGGCCCCGGCCTGGGTGCGATCACTGAGGAAATCCTGGCGATCAATCCGAAACTCCAGGTCGTTGAACTGGATCGTGACTTGATTCCGGTCTTGCGGACCAAGTTCTTCAACTACCCGGATTTCCGTATCCATGAGGCCGATGCACTGAAGTTCGATTTCAGTCAGTTGGTGGAGAATGGCAAACGCCTCCGCATCATCGGGAACCTGCCCTACAATATTTCTACGCCGCTGATTTTTCACCTTTTGTCCCAGGCCGGTGTGGTGCAGGACATGCACTTCATGCTGCAGAAAGAGGTGGTACAGCGGCTGGCGGCGGTCTCGGGCGACAACAATTACGGCCGGCTTGGCATCATGGCCCAGTATTTCTGTAAAGTTCAGCCTCTGTTTGAAGTGGGCCCCGGTGCTTTCCGCCCGGCTCCGAAAGTCGATTCCGCGATTGTCCGCCTGGTGCCCCATGAAACCCTGCCGTACCCGGCCAAAGACCTCAGTACGCTTCAGGCCGTGGTTCGTACCGCGTTCAATGCCCGACGCAAGACGCTGCGCAAGGCACTCGGTGGTATGGTTACCGTTGACCAGCTGCAGGGCCTGGGGATTGATGACGGCCTGCGGCCCGAGAACCTCAGCCTCGCTGACTTTGTCAGGATTGCGGACCTGCTGGTGGATCAAAAAGTAAGAGAGAGCAGTAACAACGAGGCAGGTAATGACTGATTACGCCATTGGCGACATTCAGGGTTGTTACGATCGTTTGCGGGATGTTCTTGCCAAGGTCGATTTCTCGCCGTCCAGGGATCGCCTCTGGGTAGCGGGTGATCTTATCAACCGGGGCCCCGCATCACTGGCAACCCTGCGCTACATCGAAAGCCTGGGCAGCTCCGCAGTGGTGGTGCTGGGCAATCACGATCTTCACCTGCTGGCGGTAGCGCTGGGAGGGCACCAGACGCGCAAGAAAGATACTTTGTCGGATATTCTCGATGCGCCGGACCACAACAAGCTCATTGCCTGGTTACGCCAGCAGCACCTGTGCATCCACGACTCCGAGCGCAATCTGGTCATGGCTCATGCGGGTCTTCCCCATATCTGGAGCGTTGATCGAGCCATGAGCTACGCCCGGGAAGTGGAAACGGTGATTGCCGGTGATGATGCCGGGGAATACTTTGCCCGGATGTACGGTAACCACCCGGAATGCTGGCGAGAGACGCTTGCCGGCATGGATCGCTGGCGAATCATCACCAACTATTTCACCCGGATGCGCTTCATCGCCGAAGACGGCACACTGGAGCTGACGACCAAGGAGTCTGAGGATAAGGCGCCTGAAGGATTCGCCCCATGGTTCCGGTTCCCGCGACAGGACAGTGTCCGGGTTGTGTTCGGGCATTGGGCAGCGCTCGAAGGCATAACGGGCAATGATCAATTTGTCGGGCTGGATACTGGCTGCGTCTGGGGCGGAGTTCTGACCATCATGAACCTGGATACCGGAGAGAAGATCCACTGTGACTGCTGAACGCGTAGACACTGGTTCAACCGGCCTGATGCGGGCACCCCTGGTTCTGGGTGCGGCATTGGCTTTGCTTGCGGTGATGGCTGGAGCCTTCGGTGCACATGGGCTCCGGGGTGCTGTCAGTGAGCGAAGCCTTGAGGTATTTCAAACGGCAGTCAGCTATCAGATGTATCACGCCATTGCATTGGTATTGGTAACTCTTCTTTCCGGGCTGGCTTTGAATCGCCGACTGCTTGGGCTGGCCGCCGGTTTTTTCCTGGCGGGTATACTGCTGTTTTGTGGCAGCCTTTATGTTCTGGTGCTTACAGAGATCCGCTGGGCAGGTCCGATTACCCCGTTGGGTGGTGTATGTTTCATGGTTGGCTGGGCGATGTTAGTGGCTGCCGCCGGATGGCAGCGATAGCGGTGGTTTGCCCGTCGCGCTAAAAAAACAGAGGTAAAGACAGTTTATGCAGGTGCAGGTAAACGGTGATGCAATGGAGCTCCCGGCTGGAGCGACTATTGTGACCCTCATTGAAAAGATGACTCTGGCGGGAAAGCGGCTGGCCGTGGAGGTAAACGAAGATATCGTACCCCGTAGTCAGCATCCTGAATTTAGTCTCCACGAAGGCGACCGGGTCGAAGTGGTCCACGCCATTGGTGGCGGCTGAGTCTGAAAACGAGGCCGGATCCGGACGATTTCGGCCTATTCCAGAGCTTTCCGCTAATACAACCGAACAATTCCAGGAACGTTATGAGCGAGACCCCCGAGATTATGCTTCCCGAAGACAAACCCCTTGAAATTGCTGGCCGTGTATACGAGTCACGACTGCTGGTCGGTACTGGAAAGTATCGTGACCTGGCGCAGACCGGTGATGCTATAAGGGCCAGTGGCGCCGGGATCGTCACCATGGCGGTACGCCGAACCAATCTGGGACAGAACCCGGATGAGCCGAACCTGTTGGACGTGATCTCTCCCGATCATTACACCATCCTGCCAAATACAGCGGGTTGCTACACGGCAAAGGATGCGGTGCGGACCTGTAAACTGGCCCGGGAACTCCTTGACGGTCATGACCTGGTGAAGCTTGAAGTGCTCGGGGAAGAGAAGACCCTTTATCCGAACATGACCGAGACTCTGGTCGCGGCGGAAGAGCTGATCAGGGATGGGTTCAAGGTGATGGTTTATTGCTCGGACGACCCGCTTCTGGCCAAGCGCCTTGAAGACATGGGCTGTGTTGCGATCATGCCTCTGGGCGCTCCGATTGGCTCGGGTCTCGGCATTCAGAATCGTTACAACATTCGTCTGATCGTTGAAAATGCCAAGGTGCCGGTGTTGGTTGATGCCGGCGTAGGTACGGCGTCGGATGCAACCATCGCCATGGAGCTCGGCTGTGATGGTGTGCTGATGAACACCGCCATTGCCGCCGCCAGGGATCCGGTCAGGATGGCCCATGCCATGCGGCTTGCGATTGAAGCAGGCCGTGAGGCCTATCTCGCTGGCCGGATGCCCAAAAAGCCGTACGCCAGTGCTTCATCCCCTATTGATGGCACCTTCTTCTGATCTGGGGCACAATCCCGACAACGAATAAACGAGGGCTGGCACCAGATGACCGGCCCCGAAAACGACAAATCAGAGCGCTGTAGTCCTGTCATGACCGATCAGAAACCGAGCCGCAGAGAAGCGATCCTTCACTCCCTTGTGGAACTTCTGGAAAAAGATCCGGGAGCCCGCATTACCACCGCCGGACTGGCAAAGTCCGTTGGCGTGACCGAGGCGGCTCTATACCGCCATTTTCCCAGCAAGCGAAAAATGTTTGAAGCCCTCATCGAGTTTGCCGAGGAAGCGGTCTTCTCCCGGTGCCAGGTGATCCTTCAGGAGCAGGAAGACGTGAGAGTCCGACTGCAGCAATTGGTAAATCTGGTTCTGGTGTTTGCAGAGCGCAATCCCGGGCTGTGTTGTGTTCTGACAGGTGACGCTTTGATGGGCGAAAATGAGGCTTTGCGCAAGCGGGCATCACAGTTCTTCGAGCGCCTTGAAACCCAGGTCCGGCAGGCTCTGAAAGAAGGCGAGATTCGGCAGGGTTTGCGGCCTAGGACCAGTGCCGCACGGGGCGCCGACTTTGTGCTGGTCTTCATTGAGGGGCGGATTCAGCGGTTTGTCCGGTCTTCGTTTTCGCGCCTGCCGTCCACGGACTTTGAAGAGAGCTGGGGGTTGGTGGCCGAGGGCTTATGGGCTAGCTCTTGAGGCCCATTTCAGACTTCACTCATACCCGGAAGCCGCCCGAAGAATAGCCCGGACGGGTTCCCAGATGGCTGGGGCTGAAATCAGGATGTCGCGACCATAAAGATCTGCTGGATAGCCGTCGGGCACATTGCCGAAGTGCCCGGCGGTGGCGCCCGCCTCCAGGGCAATCAGGCGGGCGGCGGCGAAGTCCCAGGGGCTGACGTTTTCGTAGTAGATGTCCAGCCGGCCGCAGGCTACCCAACAGATGTCCAGAGCGGCGGAGCCGATGCGGCGGAGGTCGCGGCACTGGTGGATCATGGCGTCAAGGCGGCGCACCAGGGGTTCCAGATTGTCCTTGGTGTAGGGGAAGCCGGTAGCAAACAGGGAATCGCGGGGCACGGTCGCGCCACTGTGCTCAATTGCCTTGCCATTGAGGGTGGCACCCTCGCCCTTGGTGGCGCGAAAAGTTTCACCGGGGAAGGGTGCATGAACCACGCCGGCCCGGACTCTGCCTTTCTCGGCGTAGGCAATGGAGACCGCCACCTGGGGGTGGCCGTAGGCGTAATTTACCGTACCGTCAATGGGATCGACGACCCAAAGAGGCGTTTCCAGTTCTTCGGCCTGGCTGAGATCCGGCATGGTTTCTTCCGACAGGATGCGGTGATCCGGGAAGCGTTTCCGGATGGCGTCAGTGATGAATTCATCGGCCATCACATCAGCGTGGGTCACCAGCTCGGTCTGCTGCTTATAATCCGTTCGCAGGGTATTTTCGTCACGCTCACGGCGGATCAGTTCCCCAGCCTCGCGGGCCAGGGTTTCGGCAAAATCGGTAATGTCGCGGAGAGAAACGGAATCGGACACGGCGCCCCCAGTGAAGTCTCTGATAAGAGTGAGGGCACCAGTCTAACACGGCCGGGTCAGAGGCTGTTCAGCCATGCCTGCATCTTGTCCATGGCCTTGACCAGGCGTGGGCACGCCTGCTGGACAAAGTCATCACCGAGCTCGCTTTCAGCATGGTCGCCACCGGCCAGGTTCAGGGCTCCCGCTCCATCAAAATCGACGAACGCCAGGCGCGCAGCCAGATGATCCGGTACAAACCCGAAATCACTGGCCGGGAGGATGGCCACGCCGGTGTTCTCAAGCAGTGCCTGGCAGAATGCCTGACTGGTTTTCACGTCTTTCTTTGCCAACCGGTCCCGGAAGCCTGAGAAGTCCGGGAACAGGTAAAACGCGCCTTCCGGCTTTTGTACCACAGCGCCCATGTCTGTCAGGCGCTGGTGCACGTATTCGCCAATGACCTTGAGTACCCGGCGGGATTGCACCAGATAATGGTCGATATCTTCGCCGCCCTCGAAGGCCGAGATGGCGGCGTACTGGATCGGTGCGCTGGTGGAGGTAAAGGTTTCGCTGGCAATAATCGCCATCGCATCGAGTAGCGGCCGCAACTCTGGCGGAAAGATGAACGCCCCCAGGCGCCAGCCACCAGCTCCTGCCCATTTGCTCAGCCCGGTAGAGATGATGGTGCCTTCCGGATAATAGCGCGCGATCGACTTGTGTTTGCCGTCGAAGTGCACTTCCCCGTAGATTTCGTCCGATAGCAGGATCAGCTTGTACTTGCGTGCTACGTTGGCAATTGCCAGCAACTGGTCGTCGGTGTAGGTGCATCCTGTCGGGTTGGAGGGATAGTTGAGGATCAGAATGCGCGGCCGTGACGGATCATCCCGACAGATGATGTCCAGTTCCTCGGCCGTAAGCTGCCAGTTGTTCTCGGCGTGGGTAGGCAGCCAGTGTACCGAACGGCCAATGATCCGGGCCTGGGGCGCATAGGACACCCAACTTGGCCGAGGGATCAGCAGATCGCCATAGTAGGCCAGCTGAAGAATAAAGAGCAGCTCCTTGGAGCCCGGGCCTATCAGCACATCTTCCCAGCTGGAGCGCATGCGCTCACTGCGATTGATATAACCGGCGATGGCTTCGCGCAGGCCCTTGAGACCTTTAACCGGAAGGTAGTCTTTCTCGTGGGCGTGTTGCCTTAGAGCTTCCACTACGCGATCAGGTACCGGGAAAGGCGATTGCCCGAGTCCCAGTTTGATGATGTCTTTGCCTTCGGATTTGAGCTGGTTGCTGAGCTCATTAATGCGGAGGGTCGCTGAGGGCTGAATTCCCCGAACGTTCAGGTTAATTGCGTAACGGTGATCGGTGTTTATGTCCATTGGCCCAGTCTGTCGGTTGGATGTAATGATCCAGTATAGAAAACAGAAACATATCTGTGACCGGGCGAGGGATAAGTGATTGCCGAATACCAACGACCAACTTTAGTGGGACCAGACCCATGTTTCAAAGTTGTGGATCGCAGGTGATTCCGCCGGACCCTTCAGCCGGGTCATCGACGCTGTACCCAGATTTCCACGCGGCCATTCCTCTGCTGGCCATTATTGCCACCGGCGCTCCCCACAGGCATGTAATGGCCATAGCCAGTATAGGCAACGTTATTGATCGCTAAGTCCTCCAGTGCCTTGCGGACTGACAAGGCGCGAAGTTCCGAAATCATTTGCGCTCTGAGTTCATTGCTCTGCAGGTCGGCAAAACCGATAAGCATCAGGTCGTCAGCCGAAAGCTTTTCCCGTTTCAGGTAGTCTGCGATGCGCAGGAGATCCCGGCGAGCTTTGTTGTCCAGTTTGGTTCGGCCCTCAGAGAATCGGACGTTGACGGTCAGTCTTTCAAAGTTCTGTGTCAGTCGCCTGAACGTGTCGGGCACACCCGTGTCAAAGTCCGGCTTGACGGCGATCGGGTTCTGGGAAATGAACCCTGATTCGGAAACAATGGCCTGACCCTCAGAGCCCAGAACAAACTCAATAAAGTCCCTCGCCTGCTGCGGGGCCGAATCCCCGGCGGTATACATAAACAGGCGCCTGGCGAGCGGGTAATCTTCACTGGCGACGGTCAGCTGGTCTGGTTTGAGGGCAGGGGCATTGCCATCGGATATGGCGAGCACCTTGCTGTCACGGACGGACGCCAGACCGGCAAAGCCGATTCCTGTCGGGTCCCGGCTGACATCGTCGGAGAGTTGGTCATTGGATTCATAGCGTTGGGCAGAGCTGTCCAAGGCAAACTGCTTGCCAAGCACGAGGCTTTTAAACGTGTCCCAGGTTCCAGAACGGTCATCCCGCGCATAGAGACTGATAGCTTTGTTTGTGCCGCCAACTTCAGACCAGTTACGTATCTGGCCCGAAAAAATCTTGCCCAGCGTCTCAATGCTTAGCTGGTTCACCGGGTTGGACGGATGCACAAGAATAGCAAGGCCATCGATGGCAATAACATGTTCGCTGTCGGCGTCGTTCAGATTTGCGCGCCCGGCTATTTGTTCCACTTCCGCTGGTTTGGCGGGGCGGGAGGAGGCCCAGATATCGGCATGACCTGCGTAAAGGGCCTTGAACCCGGTGCTTGAGCCATGCGCGGCGACTAAAGAGCGGATCGGTGTGCCGGCCCGTTTACCGGTCAGAATTTTTTCGTTTTCCTTGCCATTGCTGCGCGTGCTGACCGGACTGATGCCCATGCTGTGGAAATAGCCTTCGACGAGCATGGGCGCAAGAGTTGCGCCGATGGTGTTGGATCCGTGGATCTCCATACCTTCACCGTGAGCCTGTGGGAGCCACAGCCCTACCGTGAGAGTCCACACCAAGAAAATGCGAATAGCCAGGGGGAAATGGCTCTGTTTCATCCTAAAACCTCGTAACAACAATTAGTTAGCGTTGGCAAAGAATGCGACAGAAATGTGACAGTAATATTTCAGTTGATGCTTGCGGTTACTGATGCGTTTCAGTTTATTCGGGAAAACTGTTAAGCAGGCCGCAGTGCCGCAGGGTTTACTGCCTTATAGTGGCTAGTCCGCAGTAACAAAAATACACAAAATGCGCGGTCAGGAATGAGCCATCTTATGCCCCAAGCCAGCGGTATGGGCTATGCCCCTTGCGATCAGGGACTGCCCTTACGCCGGGTCTTGATTGTCGATGACCACCCGCTCTTCTCGCAGGGGCTGGCGGAGCTTATAACGCAAGCCATGTTGGCCACCTCGGTGGACCTGGCCGATTCGGTCGACGAAGCCCTTGAGGTATTGTCGAGGCCGAATTACGTTGATCTGGTCTTGCTGGATGTTTCGCTGCAGGGTGAAACCGGGTTCATGTTGTTGCCCCGGATTGCTGCCAGAGAGTTGCCAATCCCCGCGGTGGTTATTTCCAGCTCAGAAGATGAACCGACGGTGCGGGCCGCGAGGGCCGCGGGTGCGCGCGGATTCCTGCCAAAATCGGCGGGAAGGGCCGCGCTTGCTGGCATGTTCAGAACAATCAGCCGGGGTGGAGAGTATTTCCCCGGCTGTGCGAGATCTCCCGATCAGGCCATGGCGCTCACACCCAGGCAACTGGAGGTCCTGTCTTTGCTGGCCCAGGGGTTCCCCAACAAGCGAATCTGCCAAAGTCTCGGTCTCACCGAGCACACGGTGAAGACTCATTTGAAAGCGATTTTTACCCATCTGGGGGTCCATAATCGCACTGAATGCGTCAGTCAGGCCCGACAGATGGGTTGGATTTAGTTGGTAGGGTGGTCGCATTGGTTGTCGCCGGAGTGTCAGCGGATACGACATCAATCCAGAATGTCGTGCCGGTGCCGGGCCTGGATCTTGCACCGCAATCACCATTCATCATGCCGGTCAGTTCTTTGACGATAGCAAGGCCAAGCCCCAGGCCAGCGGAGATGTTCCGGCCCTTGCCACCACCCCGGACGAAAGGCTGGAACACAGTACCTTGCAGCGATTCATTAAGGCCGGTTCCATTATCGTGAACACGGATACGGACCATCATTCCCATCCGTCTTGTTGAAAGTCGAACCTGATCACCACCGCTGTGATCAACTGCGTTGACGATCAGGTTCTGCAGAACCCGTGACAGGAGTTGGGGGTCTGCCACTACCCGGGTGCCTGCCGTGCAATCTGCCACGAACACATGGAAGCCCTGAACGGCGGCGTGATCTTCCGTGAGTTCTACCAGTTGTTTCAGTAACGGCTCCAGCTCAAAAACGTCGTTCTCCGGGCGAATCATTCCCTCGTTGATGCGCGAGATATCCAGAACATTCCCCAAAAGCCGCTGAAAGTGACTGACGGTTCTCTGGAGGCGTTGTACAAGGTTTAGCTGGTCGGTGGTGAGCCCGTCCCCGGAAAGATTCTGGAGCGTCAAGCCAATGACGTTCAGAGGCTGGCGAAGATCATGACTGGCAACGGTAATCAGGTGGCTTTTCCGCTCACTCTCCTCTGCGGAGGCTTGGTGCAGTTGATCAAGCAACTGCTGGTCAAGGAAATGCGCCCGGTGGCGGTACTCGCTTAGCCAGGCCCCCATCATGCCAATGCTGTTGGCAGTGAGCACGAAAAAGTGGTTGGCCATGACCACACCGGGCGTCCGGCCGGTTGCCAGTTCGGTGACCAGATACGAGGCAATGATCAGGACCGAGGCAAAGGTCGCCCCGAAAAACGGCAGGCCCATGGCGAAGTAGCCGAACATCAGCATCAGTAGCATGCCCTCGTAGGGCAGCGGGAAGTCCCGGAGACGCGCGGCGGCAATTATTGCGACAACACTGAGCCCGCCGGCCAGGTAGGCGAGGGTGTACAGATGCTCGAAAACCCGATCGTTCGGCCACTGGCCATAGGACAGCCACCATACCAGGGCAATGACGGGGCAGGTAACTGACAATCTTATGGTGACAGTTACCCTGGCCAGGTCTGGCGGCAGCGTGGCCAGGTCCAGCAGCACAAAGATTCCGAAAATCAGCAGGGCCGCGGCCGAAACCAGTCGGGCCCGATCACGGATTGCGGCAGCTCTGAGTCCTCGATAGCCCGGCTCGAGTTCGGGTCCGAACCGCAGTCGCCGGAACCCGGCTGATTGCTGCACTCTGATGATCTGGGTATCCATGCAAGCCCACATGCCGCTTGGTGACATTCAGCAGTCTAAAGTGTCCCGCCGGGTAATGGCGGGAGTGGGCGCACACTCTGACTAATTGCTTCCCAGCATCTTTAGTCGGGCCCAGGTTTGCTGTTTGGAGTCCGGGAAGTGCCGGTTCAGAAGCTGAGCCTGCTGGGCAGCCAGGTCCGGTTCCGCCAGCCCCGAGTCTCTCAGCTGGGCGATAGCCTTGCGGTAATGCTCATAACGAGCCTCGAACTGCTTTTGTTCCTGCAAGTAAGCGGTCACGCTGGTAGCGGCCTCCCGGGACATGCCCTGATCCATGAGCTTCTGCCCCGCGCTTTCTGGAGAGTCTGCCGCTTCCATGATCTCTGTTCGCTGCAGGCTCTCTTGATTGCTCTCCATAAGATGCCGTTCGGTGCGTTGCAGCTGCTCCGGTAACTGGTTCCGATGCCACGCTACCAGTGAGGTCTTGGCTTCACTGGACAAGTCGGTCCTGCGGGCAATCTCCAGCGTGGCTAAAGTATACTCACCGTAGGC
This Marinobacter salinus DNA region includes the following protein-coding sequences:
- the slmA gene encoding nucleoid occlusion factor SlmA, with the protein product MTDQKPSRREAILHSLVELLEKDPGARITTAGLAKSVGVTEAALYRHFPSKRKMFEALIEFAEEAVFSRCQVILQEQEDVRVRLQQLVNLVLVFAERNPGLCCVLTGDALMGENEALRKRASQFFERLETQVRQALKEGEIRQGLRPRTSAARGADFVLVFIEGRIQRFVRSSFSRLPSTDFEESWGLVAEGLWASS
- a CDS encoding inositol monophosphatase family protein: MSDSVSLRDITDFAETLAREAGELIRRERDENTLRTDYKQQTELVTHADVMADEFITDAIRKRFPDHRILSEETMPDLSQAEELETPLWVVDPIDGTVNYAYGHPQVAVSIAYAEKGRVRAGVVHAPFPGETFRATKGEGATLNGKAIEHSGATVPRDSLFATGFPYTKDNLEPLVRRLDAMIHQCRDLRRIGSAALDICWVACGRLDIYYENVSPWDFAAARLIALEAGATAGHFGNVPDGYPADLYGRDILISAPAIWEPVRAILRAASGYE
- a CDS encoding substrate-binding domain-containing protein; its protein translation is MKQSHFPLAIRIFLVWTLTVGLWLPQAHGEGMEIHGSNTIGATLAPMLVEGYFHSMGISPVSTRSNGKENEKILTGKRAGTPIRSLVAAHGSSTGFKALYAGHADIWASSRPAKPAEVEQIAGRANLNDADSEHVIAIDGLAILVHPSNPVNQLSIETLGKIFSGQIRNWSEVGGTNKAISLYARDDRSGTWDTFKSLVLGKQFALDSSAQRYESNDQLSDDVSRDPTGIGFAGLASVRDSKVLAISDGNAPALKPDQLTVASEDYPLARRLFMYTAGDSAPQQARDFIEFVLGSEGQAIVSESGFISQNPIAVKPDFDTGVPDTFRRLTQNFERLTVNVRFSEGRTKLDNKARRDLLRIADYLKREKLSADDLMLIGFADLQSNELRAQMISELRALSVRKALEDLAINNVAYTGYGHYMPVGSAGGNNGQQRNGRVEIWVQRR
- a CDS encoding sensor histidine kinase, which gives rise to MDTQIIRVQQSAGFRRLRFGPELEPGYRGLRAAAIRDRARLVSAAALLIFGIFVLLDLATLPPDLARVTVTIRLSVTCPVIALVWWLSYGQWPNDRVFEHLYTLAYLAGGLSVVAIIAAARLRDFPLPYEGMLLMLMFGYFAMGLPFFGATFASVLIIASYLVTELATGRTPGVVMANHFFVLTANSIGMMGAWLSEYRHRAHFLDQQLLDQLHQASAEESERKSHLITVASHDLRQPLNVIGLTLQNLSGDGLTTDQLNLVQRLQRTVSHFQRLLGNVLDISRINEGMIRPENDVFELEPLLKQLVELTEDHAAVQGFHVFVADCTAGTRVVADPQLLSRVLQNLIVNAVDHSGGDQVRLSTRRMGMMVRIRVHDNGTGLNESLQGTVFQPFVRGGGKGRNISAGLGLGLAIVKELTGMMNGDCGARSRPGTGTTFWIDVVSADTPATTNATTLPTKSNPSVGPD
- a CDS encoding response regulator; the protein is MPQASGMGYAPCDQGLPLRRVLIVDDHPLFSQGLAELITQAMLATSVDLADSVDEALEVLSRPNYVDLVLLDVSLQGETGFMLLPRIAARELPIPAVVISSSEDEPTVRAARAAGARGFLPKSAGRAALAGMFRTISRGGEYFPGCARSPDQAMALTPRQLEVLSLLAQGFPNKRICQSLGLTEHTVKTHLKAIFTHLGVHNRTECVSQARQMGWI
- a CDS encoding pyridoxal phosphate-dependent aminotransferase, whose amino-acid sequence is MDINTDHRYAINLNVRGIQPSATLRINELSNQLKSEGKDIIKLGLGQSPFPVPDRVVEALRQHAHEKDYLPVKGLKGLREAIAGYINRSERMRSSWEDVLIGPGSKELLFILQLAYYGDLLIPRPSWVSYAPQARIIGRSVHWLPTHAENNWQLTAEELDIICRDDPSRPRILILNYPSNPTGCTYTDDQLLAIANVARKYKLILLSDEIYGEVHFDGKHKSIARYYPEGTIISTGLSKWAGAGGWRLGAFIFPPELRPLLDAMAIIASETFTSTSAPIQYAAISAFEGGEDIDHYLVQSRRVLKVIGEYVHQRLTDMGAVVQKPEGAFYLFPDFSGFRDRLAKKDVKTSQAFCQALLENTGVAILPASDFGFVPDHLAARLAFVDFDGAGALNLAGGDHAESELGDDFVQQACPRLVKAMDKMQAWLNSL